In Streptomyces sp. NBC_00341, the DNA window CCGAGACAAGGGGCGGGCATGGAACTGCGCCATCTGTCCGCGTTTGTCGCCGTGGCCGAGGAACTGCACTTCGGCCGGGCCGCCAAGCGGCTGCAGATGGCCCAGCCGCCGCTGAGCCAGCAGATCCGGCGACTGGAGAAGGAGCTGGGCGTCCAGCTCTTCGAGCGCAACACCCGTTCGGTCCGGCTCACCGGCGCGGGGGAGTCGTTCCTCCAGCCGGTACGGACCGTGCTCGACGACCTCGACGTCGCGGTACGGGCCGCGAAGGCGGCGGGACGCGGCGAGTACGGCCGGGTCGGCATCGGCTTCGCGGGCGCCTCCAGCCACGAGACGCTGCCCCGGCTGACCCGGGCGGTGCGCGCCGCCCACCCGGGCATCGAGCTGGTGATGACGGGCCAGACCTACGCCAACGTCGCCCTGGCGAGGGTCGCGGACGGATCGCTTGACCTGGGGTTCGTACGGCTGCCGGTGACGCAGCCGGGCGTGGCCCACCGGGTGATCGACGAGGAGGAACTGGTCTGCGCGCTCCCGTCCGACCACCCGCTCGCCGCCCGGGACAGCGTCTGTATCGAGGCCCTGGCCGGGGAGCCGTTCGTCTCGTTCCCCGCCAACACCGGCTCCACCGTGCGCGACGCGATGGTCGGCGCCTGCGAGTCCGCCGGGTTCAACCCCAGGGTGGTACAGGAGGCCCCCGACTCGTACACGATCATGGCGCTGGTCGCCGCGGGGGTCGGGGTGACCCTCACCGTCACCTCCGTCCAGCACATCCAGCAGAACGGCCTCGTCTACCGCCCGCTCGCCGGTCCGCCCATCCGCCGTCAGGCGGCCCTGGCCTGGCGGGCCGACAACCCGTCCGCCGCCCTGCGCGCGGTACTCGCCGTCGCGCGGGACGCCCTGCCCACGCCGTCCCCTCCTCGAAAGGTCCCGCCGTGCCCGACCGAAACGATGTCGTGATCTGCGAACCGCTGCGCACCCCCATCGGCCGCTTCGGCGGAGCGCTCGCGGGGCAGTCACCGGCCTCCCTCGCCGCGCTCGTCATCGCCGAGGTCGTCGCCCGCACCGGAATCGACCCGGACCGGGTCGACGAGGTGATCCTCGGGAGCGCCTACCCGTCCGCAGACGCCCCTGCCATCGGCCGGGTCGCCGCGCTCGACGCCGGGCTCCCGCAGTCCGTCACCGGCACCCAGATCGACCGCCGTTGCGGCTCCGGACTACAGGCGGTCCTCGACGCCGCGATGCAGATCAGGGCCGGCTTCAGCGAGGTGGTGATCGCGGGCGGCGTCGACGTGATGAGCGCGGCCCCCTACTACACGCACGACGGCCGCTGGGGCATCAAGGGCCCCGGCCTCCAGCTCCACGACTCGCTCGCCCGGGGCAGGGTCACCGCGGGCGGCGTCAACCACCCGGTGCCCGGCGGCATGATCGAGACCGCCGAGAACCTCCGCCGGGAGTACGGCATCAGCCGCGCGGACCAGGACGCCCTGGCCCTGCGCTCGCAGCAGCGCGCGGCCCGTGCCGCCGCCGAAGGGCGGTACGAGGCGGAGACCGTCCCCGTCACCGTACGTACCCGCAAGAGCGACACGGTCGTCACCGCCGACGAGCACCCGCGCCCCGACACCACCGCCGAGCAACTAGCCGGGCTCCGCCCGATCATGGGCAAGGCCGACCCGGCGGCCACCGTCACCGCGGGCAACGCCAGCGGCCAGAACGACGCGGCCGCCGCCTGCCTGGTGACCAGTGCCGCCACGGCGGAACGGCTCGGCCTCACCCCGCTCGTCCGGCTGGTCTCCTTCGCCCGTGCCGGGGTACCGGCGGCCACCATGGGCATCGGCCCCGTCCCCGCCACCCGCACGGCGCTCGCCCGCGCCGGGCTCACCCTCGCCGATCTGGACCTGATCGAGCTCAACGAGGCCTTCGCCGCACAGGTGCTGGCCTGCACCCGCGAACTGGGGCTCGGCGAGAAGGACCACGAGGAGCGGATCAACGTGAACGGCTCCGGCATCTCGCTCGGCCACCCGGTCGGCGCGACCGGCGCCCGCCTCCTCGCCACCCTCACCAGGGAACTGCACCGCCGCGAGGCCCGGTTCGGCCTGGAGACCATGTGCATCGGCGGCGGACAGGGCCTGGCGGCGGTCTTCGAACGCATCGCGGCCTGAGCGGCTGCCCACACCCCGGCCGCACCACCGCGGCTCCGTCTCCGTGCCGCGTGCGGCCCCTTGAGCAGGCGATCACGCGCAACGAGCAGTCGGTCCACCAGCGTCTCGCACTACCGCTCGACCTTCACGGGCGTCTGCGCCGTCTCCGCCGCCAGGTGGTCCGGCGCGGAGTCCGGGTCCGTCAGCCGGTTCAGTCGGGCCGGTACGTCGAAGCCGACCAGCAGCACCACGATCACCGTGCCCGCGAACGTCAGCACCGCCAGTGCCTGGCCCAGGTCCATGCCGGAGGCGAGGTGGGCGCCCAGGACCGGGGCGACGGCGCCGCCGAGGGCGCCCACGTTGTAGGTGAAGCCCAGTGCGGCGCCCCGGCTCGCCGTCGGGAAGTGGCCGCCGATGTAGCGCGGCAGCAGTCCGGAGATGCCGAAGCTCGTCGCCTGGAGGAGGAAGAGCAGCATGCCGAGCAGCAGCAGGTTGTTGTGCACGGCGAACACCGGATAGACGAAGGCGAGCGAGGCCAGCAGGGTCAGCGCGTACGCCTTCTTCGTCCCGATCCGGTCGCCCAGGAAGCCCGCCGCCCAGCAGCCCGCCATGGTGCCGAAGCCCGCGAAGTACAGGACGTCGGTGACCTGGTCCGTGGTGTAGCCCAGCTCGGTCTTCAGATACGTCGGCAGCAGCGCCTGGATCGGCCACGAGTACAGGAACGCGAAGAACAGCGTGACGATCATCGACAGGTACAGCACCCAGCTCCGCTTCCCGCCCAGCTGCACGGCGAACGCCGCGAGTGAGAGACCGGCGACCACCGAGAGCACCGGCACCATTCCGGCGCCGCCGGGTGTGAAGACGAGGAACAGCGAGACGGTGGCGACGACGACCAGCACCGTGTTGGCGGCCGACCGGGCGCGGGTGGCGAACAGCGGCGCGAACGGATTGGGCTTGGCGCCCTTCTCCGCGACGGACTCCGTCCACTCCTCGGCCTCCGGCAGCGAGCGGCGCATCCACAGCGCGATGGCGATCGGGATGAGCCCCAGGTAGAACATCCAGCGCCAGCCGAGCGAGGGGACCACCCAGTTGTAGACCTGGGCGGCGAGCACGGAGCCGACCGAGAAGCCGGAGATCAGGAAGCCGCTGGCCCGGCTGCGCATCCCGGCGGGCCAGCTCTCCATGACGTACGTGGAACTGGCACTGTACTCACCGGCCATGCCCATGCCGATGGCCAGCCGGGCGGCGAACAGGCTGTGGTAGTTCCAGGCGAACCCGCAGGCGAACGTTCCCACCGAGTACAGCAGGATGCTCAGCACCATGGAGAGCTTGCGGCCGTACCGGTCACCGATGGCGCCGAGAACCGCCCCGCCCAGCCAGCGGGTGATGAACGCGCCGGAGATCAGGCTGGCCGCCTGCACCGTGCTCAGGCCGAACTCGTCACTGATCTCCGTCAGCACGAGGGTGATCAGCACGAAGTCGAAGCCGTCCAGGACGTAGCCGATCCAGGCGGCGAAGAACGACTTCCACTGGGTGCGGCTGACCTGGCGGTACCAGGGGAGCGTGGGGGGTGATGTGGTCTGCACGGTGACTCCAGGATGCGGGACGGCGCTCTCCTTCGAACAGCCGCCCCGCGTGGTGGGGGGAGGGCCAATACACCTAGGTCGTGGCGATGCCTGCGACGAAACGGGCGGTCAGGGCCGTGGGGGCGGTGATGGCGGTGCCGACGACGACGCTGTGCGCCCCGAGCCGCAGGGCCTCTGCCGCCTCCTCAGGGGTGTTGATCCGGCCCTCGGCGACGACCGGGACATCGATCGCGGCGGACAGTGCGGCCACCAGAGCGAGATCGGGGCCGGTCTGCTTCGGGGTGCCGGGCACGTAGCCGGAGAGGGTCGTGGAGACGAAGTCGGCTCCCTGCGCGGCCGCCGTGACGCCCTCCTCGAAGGTGGAGACGTCGGCCATCACCAGCGCGCCGGCCGCGTGGACCGCCTCGACGATGTCCGCGAACGCCGAGCCGTCGGGGCGCGGCCGGTCGGTGGCGTCCGCCGCGACGACGGCCGCACCCGCCTCGGCCACCGCCAGGGCGTGCCGGACGGTCGGCGTGATGTACACCCCGATGTCGCCGTCCTTCCAGAGCCCGATGACCGGCAGGTCGACGGCCTCGGTGATCGCGGCGACGACGGCCGGCTCGTTGGCCCGGATCGCCGCGCCGCCACCGGCGACGGCCGACAGCGCCAGGCGCACGAGGGTGGCGGTCTCCCGCATCGGGTCGCCGGGCGGGGCCTGGCAGGAGACGATCAGCCTGCCCCGAAGTGCTGCGGCGAGGTCCTGCGCGGCCAGGTTCTGAGCGGTCATCGGTGGGCTCCCGGGTGGTGGAGGGGAAGGGTGGTGGTCAGCGCGGCCGCTCCGAGCACGGCCGCGTCGTGGCCGAGGAGCGGCGCCCGGGGGACGAGCCCGCGCAGCGGTTCCATCAGCTCCGAGACGAACGCGGCACGCAGGGCGTCCTCGTACAGCGGGCCGATCCTCGGGACGCCGCCGCCGACGACGACCCGGTCGGGGCCGAAGGCGTTGGCGAGTCCGCCGAGCACCTGGCCCGCGGCGGCCGCGCCCGTGGTGATGGCGGACACGGCGGCCGGTTCGCCCTGCGCGGCCCGTAGGGCAACCGTCTCCAGCCGGTCCACCGGGGCGCCGGTCAGCCGCTCGTAGTGGGCGGCGATGCCGGGCCCGGAGGCGATGACCTCCAGGTGGCCGGTGGACCCGCAGGTGCAGGGCAGCCCGGCCGCCTCGGGGCTGGGCAGATGGCCGAGGTGCCCGGCGATGCCGGACGCGCCGTGCAGCATCCGCCCGTCGGCGGCGATCGCGCCGCCGACCCCGGTGCCGATGGCGGCGAAGAGCAGCGAACCGTGGTCCTGCCGTTCCGCGTTCAGCGCGGCGAGCTCCGGGCCGGCCGTGGCGCGTACGTCGTTGTCGCAGGCCACCGCGTACCCGGTACGGTCCGCGAGTCCGGCGCCCAGCGCGGTGCCGGCCCAGCCGGGGATGGAGTCGGTGGCGCTGGTGACCATGCCGGTGCGGGGGTCCACCACCCCGGCCGCCGCGATGCCGAGGAGCGCGGCGGCCCTACCGGGATCGACCTCGGCGGCTGCGGCGGCGAGCGCGTCGAGCACCGCCGCCGCACCGGCGCGGGCCGGGGTGGGGCGGCTGTACCGGGCCAGGACCGTGCCGTCGGCGCCGAGGAGCGCGGCGGCGATCTTCGTACCGCCGAGGTCGAGGCCGACGACCGGCCGCCCGTCCGGCGCTGTCCGTACGTTCGCGGTCTGCGGTGCTGTCGTGGTCATCGGACCGGCGGCAGACCGGCGGCGCGCAGCAGCCCGGAGACCAGCGCGACGGATTCGGCGGACAGCTGGATCTGCGGGAACGCGGTGTCGCCGCAGTCGATGACGCCCAGCAGCTGGAGCGCCGACTTGAACGAGCCGAGCGCGGAGGAGCTGCGGCCCATGTCCGCCTCGGGACCGACGTCCACCATGGCGAACAGAGCGATGAGCCGCTCCTGCTCCTCGGCGGCCAGCGTCCAGTCCCCGGCCCGCGCGGCCTCGTAGAGCCGTACGTAGCCGGCCGGGTCCACGTTGCCGATGCCCGGGACGACGCCGTCGGCGCCGGCCAGCAGCGCCGCGTCCACGGTCAGCTCCGAACCGGTGAGGATGCTGAACCCGGGCACCGGGCCGTGCGCGCGGCCCTCGCGGCCACCGAGTTCGACGATGAGCCGGCGCAGCCCGCCCTCGTCGCCGCTGCTGTCCTTGAGCCCGGCCAGGGTGCCGTCCTCGGCGAGTTCACGGACCAGCGCGGCGGACAGCTTGCTGTGCACGGCGACCGGGATGTCGTACGCGAAGAGCGGCAGGTCCACCTCGGCGCGCAGCCGGCGGAAGTGTCCGGCGATCTCCTTGCCGTGGGTGCGGGTGTAGAACGGCGCGGTCGCGACCAGGGCGTCGGCGCCGAGCCGGGCTGCGGACCTGGCGTGCTCGACGACCCGGGCCGTAGTGGTGTCGATGACCCCGGCCAGCACGGGGACCCGCCCGTCGGTCGCGTTGACCACGGTCTCCAGGACCGTGGCGCGCTGCTCGTCGGTGAGGTAGGCGACCTCGCTGGTGGACCCGAGCGCGAAGAGTCCGTGCACGCCCCCGCCGATGAGGTGCTCGACGAGCCGGGCCAGGGACGCGGTGTCGACCTCCCCGCGGGGGTCGAGCGGGGTGCAGACCGGCGGAACTACGCCGAGCAGGGGTGCGGTCAGAGACATGGTGGAGGCTCCAGCTGATCGGGATACCGATCCGAGGCCCGTCGGGCTACGCGGATCGAGACGTGAGACGTAAGATGTCCTATGTCTAGCTTCACCTTAAACAGATGCTCCTGCGACCGGTCAAGGGGCAACGGCACCTCAGGAGGACGTTGTGGCGCGGCCCACCATGGCTCAGGACATCGAGCGAAGGATCAAGGAACTGATCCTGGAACGCCGGCTCGCGCCGGGCGACGCGCTGCCCACGGAGGCCGAGCTGATGGATCTCTTCGGCGCCGGGCGGGTCTCGGTGCGCGAGGCGCTCAAATCGCTCCAGGCGGTCAACGTCGTGGAGATCCGGCGCGGATTCGGCACCTTCGTCGGCTCGCTCTCGCTGTCACCGTTCGCCGAGGGGCTCGCCTTCCGCGCCGCGGTCCGCCACCGCCAGGGCGAGCCCGGCCTGGCCGAGCTGATGAAGGTGCGCGAGGCCCTGGAGGCGGGCCTGGTGGGCGCCGTCGCGGCCGGGGTCCCGGGCGAGGACCTCGACGTGCTGCGCGCCCTCGTGGCGAAGATGGAGGAGGAGGCGGGCGGCGGCCGGGTCGCCCGCGCCACCGACCGGGCCTTCCACCTCGCGCTGTACGCCTCGCTCGACAACCACCTGCTCAGCGAGGTGCTCGACGCCTTCTGGGCGGCGATGGACCGGGTCCGCGAGGATCTCGACGACGGCCATCAGGACCCGTGGGTCACCTGCGCCCAGCACCACGAGATCGTCGAGGCGGTGGCGGCGGCCGACGGGCTGCGCGCGGTACGGGCGATGCGCACCCACTTCGACGGCATCCGCACCCGGCTCATGCCCGCCCGATGACCCGACGGCGCAGAGGAGTCCAAGGGCCGGGACGCGTAAGTCCATAGAGCCGTGGCCCCGGAGGGTGCACCCTCGGCGCGGGACATCGGATGGTTCCGGCCGGTCACGACGGCTCGTCCGGCGTGACAGCAACCTGCGCGGCCGGGGCACGGGCCTCCGTGCACAGGGGCCGGTGCCCTCGGCCCGCGCGCACCAGAGAGGGATCCACATGTCATTCATCAGCGCGTTACGCCGCTGCGCCGTGCCCGCGGCGGCAGCGGGCCTGCTCGTGGCGATGCCCCAGACGGCGGTCGCCGCGGTCGGGGGCGGCAATGTCTCGGTCGGATGGTCGATCGGTGGCACGCCGTCCGCCGGGCTCACCAACATCACCTTCCCCATCACCGTCAACTCCGCCACCGCACACCTGGACGGGATCTACTTCGCCCAGCAGTACAGCTTCGCCGACGCCATGGGCTACACCGGCCTTCAGCCGCGTCCGGACAGCGGCGGGCACGAGCGGCTGTCCGCCCGCTTCTCCACCTTCACCGCGGGCGCCACCACCAGCGACCCGCTCTGCCACGACGGGGCCGACGGCGGGGCGGGCGTCACCTGCGCCGTGGACTTCGACGCCGTGTACGGCCACCGCTACGACATCCTGGTCAAGCGCACGGGCACGAACACCTGGTCCGGAACGGCCACCGACACGCAGACGGGCGCCGCCACCCACCTCGGCACCTACACGCTGCCGTCGGGGAGCGGAAACCTCCAGGGCTCGCAGGGCGGCTTCGTCGAGTACTACGCAGGCATCCCCAGCTGCGCCGAAATGCCCAGGGCGGACGCCGTGTTCGGCGGCCCGACCAGCACGGACGCCGGAGGCCTGAGCGGTACGTCCACGGCCAACTACGAGTACAGCGACTGCGTCGGCGAGTCCGGCTACGCCGCCGAGCCGGCCGGGACGGGCACCCACATCACCCGCGGATTCGTCTCCTGAGCGCAGCCGCCCGAACGGCTCGGGTCCGCCCGCCGCCCCGGCGGCGGACGGACCCGGCCGCCCCGGTTACGGGGTGACCGTCACCGTCCTGCTGCCCGACGCCGCCTTCCCGTCGGACCGGAACGTCGCGGTCAGTGTCGCGTCGCCCGAGGCGCCGGCCGGTACGGTGACCGGGACCTTGATGTTGGCGCCCTGGCCGGGCCTCAGCGCGGGGATCGCGCTCTGCCGGGCCGTCCAGCCGCCCGGCACGGTCAGGTCGATGGTGCCCGCGCTGCGGGTCACGTCCATCCGGTTGACGACCCGCACCGTGATCTCGGCGCCGGTCCCCGCCTTCAGTGTGGCGGGCGGGGTGAGGGTGACGTCGGCGCAGGTGCCGCCCAGCCACTTCAGGTCGAACGAGTCGTACGTGATGTGCTCGTAGTCGCCGCGCTCGTACAGCAGCCCGAGCCTGCCGTCCGGCAGCCGGGTCAGCGTCGAGTAGGCCGCGGCGCCGGGGTCGACGACCTTCCGGATCGGCCAGGTCTTCCCGTTGTCGCAGGACATCTTGACGGTGAGGTTGCGCCGTGAGCCGGTGTCCTCGGTGTTGCTGAACAGCAGCCAGGAGGACTGCGGGTCCGAGGCAGGGGCGTCGGGGGCGTACCGGATGACCGAGGCGTTGTTCGCCGGGTCGGGGAGCGCGGTGTCCTGGACGAACGGGGTGTAGGTGGCTCCGCCGTCCGTGGAGTACGCGATCGTCCGGTAGGGCGCGGAGCGGTTGTTGAGCATGACCGTGCCGTCGTTCAGCTCGACGGTCTTGTTCTCGTCGCCGCCGGGGCCGACCGGCTTGCCCATCTTCCAGCTGGCGCCGTGGTCGTCGCTGTACGCGCTCGCCGCGTAGTTGGCGCCGTTGATACGGACGGCGTACTGCTGGATCAGCCGGCCCTTGTGCGCTCCGTTGCGCAGCTGGATGCCCTCGCCGGACGCGGCGAACATCCCGGCCCAGGCCGGGTCCTTGATCTGCTTGGTGATCCGGCGGTGGGTCCAGGTCAGCCCGTCGTCGTCCGAGTAGCTGTAGTCGGCCTGGAGGACGTCGGGGTCGCTCTCGTCGTTGCCGGTGGCCGAGCCCGCGAAGCCCTGGTTCACCCCGGCCGCGTAGAACAGGAAGATCCGGCCGGTGGTCCGGTCGACCAGCAGGCTCGGGTCCCCGTAGCCCTTGGGCGCGGCATCCTTGCGGACCACCTGCTGCGGCTGCCAGGTCGTACCGCCGTCGGTGCTGCGGCGCAGCACGATGCCGATGTTGGAGGGCAGGTCCGCGAGGGTGGGACGGGCGTCGTACGCGGCCAGCACGGTGCCCTTGACCGAGGTGGTCAGGGCGGGGATGCGGTAGTGGGGGGAGCCCACGCCGTCGACGGTCAGGTCCTGGGACGTGAGCGTGCCGGGGGTGGGCGCCGCGGCCTGCGCGGTGCCGGTCACGGCGACCACCAGCATGGCGGCGCTGAGCAGGGCGACAGGGACGGTTCGCTGCATGGACGATCTCTCTTCTCGGAAGGGTGGTGCTTCTCGAAGGACCGGAGACTGGGGGTGCGCCGGAACTACGGAACGTGCAGGGAGCAGACCCTGCTGCCCGTGTCGAAGATCCGCAGATCCTTGATCATTTTCAGTACGATCCGGTGATGGCCCCGCTCGTTGGGGTGGAGCCCGTCGCTGAGCAGGGACAGCGGGACCTGGCCGCCGTTGCCGTTCAGCCAGTCGTTGTAGTGGTCGACGAAGACCGTGTCCTGCTGCGCCGCCACCTCGCCCATGACCTGGGCGTAGCGCGAAAGTCCCACCCGGCCCGGCCACTTCGCCGGATCGACCGGGTTGGGAGCCTGGAGGACCGGCACCGGGGAGCCGGGCAGTGCGCGCACCGAGCGCACGAGTGAGACGAGATCGGCCCGGTAGGTCTCTGGCCCGAGGCCCGATGTCGCGATGTCGTTCGTCCCGATCATGATCGAGACGACCTGCGGCGAGAAGGCGGTGACCCGCTCGCCGAACTGTGCGACGAGTTCGGCGCTGGTGGCGCCGCTCACCCCGGAATCGATCACGAAGTCGCGGTTCTTCGGCTTGCCCAGCTCCCAGCGGACGCGTTCCGTCCAGTGCTCCGGGTAGCTGCGCCAGCCGTTGGTGTGCAGGGCGCCGTGGGTGATGCTGTCCCCGGTGACGACCCAGGTGGCCGGGGTGTCGCTGTTCAGGACCGTGGAGATCCGGCCCAGGTCCGCGAGGTCGGGGCGCGGGCACTGCGCGACCAGTTCGGTCCCGGTGAGCACCCGGTCCCAGACCGCGGCCCGTTCGACGGTGCCGGTGCAGAACCATTCGCCGCCCGGGTGGTCACTGTCGGTGTTGCGGCCCAGGGCGAGCGCGGTGAGCTTGGAGACGCTGCCGAAGAAGGCCTGCCGCGCGGTCTCGAACACCACGCGTCCGCCGGCGTGCAGCGTGGTGCCGGAGGCGTTGACGGTGACCGCGACGGTGTGGCGCAGCCCGTCGTCGTACCGTGTCCGGGTCATGACATTGATGAGCACCGATCCCTTCTCGCGTACGGAGAACTGGAGTGCGCCGCCGCTCAGGTTCAGGGTGATGTCGGAGGACGGTGCGGTGGGGTCGGAGGCGCTGAACAGCGTCATCGCCTCGTTGTGGCTGGTGGTGCGGAAGGTGACGACGATGGTTCCGGCGGTGAGCTTCGCGACTGCGCCGACCTGGTTCGACAGGTCGACGTACTCGCTGCCGTCCAGGTCCGCGGGGGTGTCGTGGTCCAGGACCGGGCCGCTTCCCTCGGCGGCGAGAGCGCGGCCGCCGAGCTGGGTGCCCAGGGCCGCCGCGCCTGCGGCGAGGAGCATGGATCGTCTGCGCACGGGAGGTGCCTCCGCTCAGGAGTGTCCGGCCCGCCCCGACGGCGGACCGGCGAACAGTTCGCGCACCCAGGCCAGTTGCTCCCGCTGCTGGTACTCCGCGCCGCCCTCGTGCCCGTTGAACGCGTAGACCCGTACGTCCTTGGGCCCGGCGTAGCCGTTGTAGGCGGCGAAGCAGGTGGAGGGCGGGCAGATCTCGTCCATCATGGCGACCGAGAACAGCGCGGGAGCGGTGGCGCGGGTGGCGTGCAGCGCCGCGTCGAAGTACGACAGCGTGCTGAAGTCGGCTTCGGTGCGGTCGCGGTGGAGCTTCAGGTACTCGGCGATCTCGGTGAACGGCGGGCGTCCCGAAATCTCCGTCGCACGGGGGAAGTCGCAGAGGAACGGCACGTCCGGCATCACCCCGGCCAGCCCCGGCACCAGCCCGGACACGGCCAGCGCGATACCGCCGCCCTGGCTCACCCCGGTGACGACGATCCGGTCCGGATCGATCCCGGGGTGGTCGCGTACCGCCTCGACGCAGCGCACCGCGTCGGCGAACAGCCGCCGGTAGTAGTACGTTTCCGGGCTCTCGATGCCACGGGTGAGGAAGCCCGGGACGGCCCCGGCGGCTCCGGCGTCCGGGTCCGCGGTGTCGCCGCCCGCCGCCGACCAGCCCTGGCCACGGGTGTCCATGACCAGGTGGGCGTGGCCGGCCGCCGCCCAGAGCAGGTTCTCGTGCGCGAGGCCCCGGCCCCGGCCGTACCCCAGGAACTCCACTACGCAGCCGAGGGGTTCGCGCGCCCCGACGGGCATCCGCAGCCAGCCGCGCACCGGTTGGCCGGCGAAGCCGGGCACCGTCACGTCGAAGGTACGGATCTGCGTGAGCCCCGCGTCCACCTCCGCGAACACCGGCTTCCACGCCGGGCCGTCCCCGGCCGCGTCCAGGGTCCGGGACCAGAAGGCGTCGAAGTCCGCCGGAACGGGCAGCGGCGGCCGGTAGTCGCGGCAGTCCGCGAGCGAGAGATCCGTCAACGGCATGGAGGTGCCCTCCTGGGGGCGCGGCGGGGGGTGCCGGATGCGAGGTGAACCACGGGTCATCAGACGGATGACGTCAGATGTCCTGTCGGCACACGGACCCTAGGCAGCCCCTGCGGTGCCCGTCAAGGGTGTGCGGGGCCGCGCCAGGGAGGACCGCGGCCCGCCCCCGCCGCCTTGCCGGCGCGCCGCCGGGCGGGTTCAGCCCTTGGCGCCGCCGCGGGCCCGCGCCTCCGAGATCCGCCGTCTGACCGGGGCGTAGTGCTCGCCGAGCGCCTGCATGAAACCGGTGGTGTCCTTGGCCCGCGCGGCGTCCACGATGTTCTGGTGGGCCACGATCGTCGCCGTCTCGTCGGCGTGGGTGAATCCGTCGAGATGGGGCGCGACGATCGTGTACACGTCCCAGAAGGCCATCGAGAGCTGGCCGATCAGTTCGTTGCCCAGCGGGGCGACGAGCAGCGCGTGGAACGCCCGGTCGGCGTCCACGAAACCGTGCCCCTCCTGTGCGCCGGTCTCGCGCATGGTGGCCACCAGGCCGTCCAGCGCGTCGAGCTGCTCCGGCGTGAGCAGTGTGACGATGCGGTCGGCCATGCCGCGCTCGAAGAGCTCGCGCACGTCGACCAGGTCGGCCATCACCTGGAAGTCGTCGTCGGGGGAGAGCAGCCCGCGGAAGGTCAGGCTCTCCACCAGTGCCGACAGGCTCAGCCTGCCGACGTAGGTGCCGTGCCCGTGGCGGACCTCGACGATGTCGAGCGCGTTGAGGATCTTGACGGCCTCGCGGACGCTGGAGCGGCTGGCGCCGAGGGCCTCGCACAGGGCGGGCTCGGTGGGCAGCGGGTCCCCGGGGCGGAGCCGTTCTTCGAGGATGTACCGCTTGATGCCGTCGACGACTTCCTGCCGGAGCAACTGCCGGCCGGGCCTCGTTCCGGACATATGTGAACTCCCCACCTCTTGACCCCTCTCGATTGTCAAGCTACGTTCCCACGCTATCAAGGCATCAGACATCTGACGTCTGATGCTTCAGGTTCCGCGGTCCCCGTGAACCACCGATCCACCGCCCGTCTTCACCCCCGACGCCCCACCTCAAAGTCCCTGGAGGACCCGTGCCCGAGCTGAGAGCAGCCGGTGTCGAGCGCCGCACCTTCCTGCGTTACACCAGTGCTGTCGGTGCCGCGGCCGCCATCACGGCGAGCCTTGCCGCCTGCGGCGGACCGTCCTCGACCGCCGACGGAT includes these proteins:
- a CDS encoding exo-alpha-sialidase, coding for MQRTVPVALLSAAMLVVAVTGTAQAAAPTPGTLTSQDLTVDGVGSPHYRIPALTTSVKGTVLAAYDARPTLADLPSNIGIVLRRSTDGGTTWQPQQVVRKDAAPKGYGDPSLLVDRTTGRIFLFYAAGVNQGFAGSATGNDESDPDVLQADYSYSDDDGLTWTHRRITKQIKDPAWAGMFAASGEGIQLRNGAHKGRLIQQYAVRINGANYAASAYSDDHGASWKMGKPVGPGGDENKTVELNDGTVMLNNRSAPYRTIAYSTDGGATYTPFVQDTALPDPANNASVIRYAPDAPASDPQSSWLLFSNTEDTGSRRNLTVKMSCDNGKTWPIRKVVDPGAAAYSTLTRLPDGRLGLLYERGDYEHITYDSFDLKWLGGTCADVTLTPPATLKAGTGAEITVRVVNRMDVTRSAGTIDLTVPGGWTARQSAIPALRPGQGANIKVPVTVPAGASGDATLTATFRSDGKAASGSRTVTVTP
- a CDS encoding GDSL-type esterase/lipase family protein, which codes for MRRRSMLLAAGAAALGTQLGGRALAAEGSGPVLDHDTPADLDGSEYVDLSNQVGAVAKLTAGTIVVTFRTTSHNEAMTLFSASDPTAPSSDITLNLSGGALQFSVREKGSVLINVMTRTRYDDGLRHTVAVTVNASGTTLHAGGRVVFETARQAFFGSVSKLTALALGRNTDSDHPGGEWFCTGTVERAAVWDRVLTGTELVAQCPRPDLADLGRISTVLNSDTPATWVVTGDSITHGALHTNGWRSYPEHWTERVRWELGKPKNRDFVIDSGVSGATSAELVAQFGERVTAFSPQVVSIMIGTNDIATSGLGPETYRADLVSLVRSVRALPGSPVPVLQAPNPVDPAKWPGRVGLSRYAQVMGEVAAQQDTVFVDHYNDWLNGNGGQVPLSLLSDGLHPNERGHHRIVLKMIKDLRIFDTGSRVCSLHVP
- a CDS encoding acetylxylan esterase, giving the protein MPLTDLSLADCRDYRPPLPVPADFDAFWSRTLDAAGDGPAWKPVFAEVDAGLTQIRTFDVTVPGFAGQPVRGWLRMPVGAREPLGCVVEFLGYGRGRGLAHENLLWAAAGHAHLVMDTRGQGWSAAGGDTADPDAGAAGAVPGFLTRGIESPETYYYRRLFADAVRCVEAVRDHPGIDPDRIVVTGVSQGGGIALAVSGLVPGLAGVMPDVPFLCDFPRATEISGRPPFTEIAEYLKLHRDRTEADFSTLSYFDAALHATRATAPALFSVAMMDEICPPSTCFAAYNGYAGPKDVRVYAFNGHEGGAEYQQREQLAWVRELFAGPPSGRAGHS
- a CDS encoding FadR/GntR family transcriptional regulator, with the protein product MSGTRPGRQLLRQEVVDGIKRYILEERLRPGDPLPTEPALCEALGASRSSVREAVKILNALDIVEVRHGHGTYVGRLSLSALVESLTFRGLLSPDDDFQVMADLVDVRELFERGMADRIVTLLTPEQLDALDGLVATMRETGAQEGHGFVDADRAFHALLVAPLGNELIGQLSMAFWDVYTIVAPHLDGFTHADETATIVAHQNIVDAARAKDTTGFMQALGEHYAPVRRRISEARARGGAKG